CTGCTCGAGCAGTTCGATGAGGTGGAACGGCGCCTTGCGACCGCACCTCAGGTGGAGCGGGAATACCGCGAACTCGATCGCGATTACGAACAGGCCCTGGAGAAATACCGGGAGGTGAAGGCCAAGCAGCTCGAGGCAGACCTGGCCGCCTCGCTGGAGAAGCAGAACAAGGGTGAGCGTTTCTCTCTGCTCGAGCCTCCGCTGGTCCCCGAACGATCTGTCCGGCCCAATCGGCTGGCATTGCTGTTCCTTGGTGTGGTGCTGTCGCTGGGGGCAGGCCTGGGCAGCGTGGCGATTGCCGAGGGGGCCAATCATACGGTCGGTTCTGCCCGGGAGCTGGAAACATTGACCGGCATGCCACTGCTGGTCGTGGTGCCGCACATCGCCACCGCGCAAGAATTGCAGCGGCAGATGAAGTTGCGCCGTGGCCTGGCGATTTTGCTGTTGTTGTTTGGGGTGATCGCTGTCGTCGCGTTTCACCGTTTCGTGATGCCGATCGACGCATTCTGGTATGCGGTCGAACATCGGCTGGAACTGGGTCGGTAGCTAGAGCGATGGAGCGAATACAGGAAGCACTGGAGAAGGCTCGGCGGATGCGGGAGCAGAACCTGCCACCGACCGGGACGGTCGCCCTGAAGACGACAGGGCGGCAGCCGGTACGGATACCGTCCGGTTCGGCGTCTGCTCCTGTCGACTATACGCAGACGCACGTGGTGCCGGTGGAAAAGGAGGTACTGGAGCGCAATCGTCTGGTCTCGGCGACCCCGGATCATCCCCTGGCGGATGTCTTCCGGGTGTTGCGTACCAAGCTGTTGCACAAGATGGAGAACGATGGCCTGCGGTCGCTGGCGATCACCAGTGCGACCCCGGGGGCGGGCAAGTCGGTGGTGGCGGCCAACCTGGCCATCTCCCTGGCCTCGGAAGAATCGCACACCGTGCTGCTGGTGGACATGGACCTGCGCCAGCCGAGCGTGCATACCTGTTTCGACCTGTCGCCGCAGAACGGACTGTCGGACTTTCTTCAGGGACGGGCAGACTTGCAGGACCTGTTCATCAATCCCGGTATCGAGCGCCTGGTGATCCTGCCTGCGGGACGAC
The sequence above is a segment of the endosymbiont of unidentified scaly snail isolate Monju genome. Coding sequences within it:
- a CDS encoding polysaccharide biosynthesis tyrosine autokinase, translating into MREQNLPPTGTVALKTTGRQPVRIPSGSASAPVDYTQTHVVPVEKEVLERNRLVSATPDHPLADVFRVLRTKLLHKMENDGLRSLAITSATPGAGKSVVAANLAISLASEESHTVLLVDMDLRQPSVHTCFDLSPQNGLSDFLQGRADLQDLFINPGIERLVILPAGRPVAQSSELLSTRRMAQLMEDITHRYADRIVIFDMPPLLGLDDVLVLSPEIHASVLIVPENGNTQEEVRQAMELLPERGFMGVVFNKASDGVRSY